TGGATTAAACCCAGCAGAGGGACATGAGAGGCCGCTAGGATGAAGGAGTGGTACCCAGGCTGTGATGATCCCAGCCGGAAGTCAGGAGAGCTTGTTCGCTCTTTCACTCCTCCCCAAGTAGCTCCAttagttctttctttttaaaattgtatcatttatttcttgaaaatcatagtgacagagagactgggagatgcagagagagagagacatagagagatagagagacagagaaagacaggaagacagagtgtggtcttctgtgtactggttcactccccattgatGTCTGCAGCAGTGCATGGGCCAGGATgtagccaggagtctgaaacttgtatgagtttcccacaggggtggcatgTCCCATGTACATGAGCCATCTTTCCttgctcagcaggaagctggattggaagcattaTGTCTGGAATGTGAACTTGCACTCCCATATTGGATGCAGCTGTCACAGGTGTCAGGCTAACCtgttgccacaatgccagccactagGAGTTGTCCATCCCCATCTCGATGTGCACCTGATGTTCCTGTCctcctcagggtcctgggacatgTGGAGAGCCTACTCTGACATGAGAGAAGCCAATTTCATCAATTCTGACAAGTACTTCCACGCCCGGGGGAACTATGACGCTGCCCGAAGAGGCCCTGGAGGAGTCTGGGCTGCTGAAGTGATCAGGTACCAGGGTTGCTGGGAGGGCAGGGTCAGGGAGGAGAGCCTGGATGTCCTGGAGCAGAGGCCTATTGTGCTTTGGTCCCTTTTCACCCTTCCCCTCCTGTCCTTTCCCTGCGGGTCTTGGCTCAGGGTAGACTTTGGGGATGGCCAGGGAAGATGGGCAAACCTACTCCCCAGAAGGGAACCAGGGCCATGGAGTGATTCCctggcctccctccctgctgctgctcatcCAGCCCAAGCATGCGTGGGGCTGAGCGGGACTGTCTGGCAGGGCCAGTGCTCTTGTTCCTCTGGCCTGGGCTGTCCCAGGCTCTCCATGGAGCCCAGCCTTACCCAATGATATGGGGAAGTgactgtggctcagcaggctgctGCTAATTGTCTTGCTGCTGCTTGGATTCCAGTGATGCCCGAGAAAATTTGCAGCAATTCCTGGGCCGTGGGGCAGAGGACACAGAGGCCGACCAGTTTGCCAACCGCTGGGGCCGCAGCGGCAAAGACCCCAATCACTTCCGACCCAAGGGACTGCCTGACAAGTACTGAGCAACCTGCTGTTAGCCCCATTGGCCCCATTGGCCCCATTGACCCAGGACCTAGAGTGTTGATTTCAACACTGTGTTGTATCAAGGAGCTGGTGGAAGGAACATGACTGGTGTCTGTCTAATAAATGCTCAAGTGACTGAATGTGTTTCAATTGCATTTTTCTTCGTGGTGTGGTCTGACTGGCACAAAGGGCAATCAATGGGCATTATGATGAAGGTCAAGGCTAGGCCTGTGTTTTGGTTGGGTGGGCAAGACCATCAGTGCCACTCAGGGTGGACTCCCTTACACACCCTTCCAGGACAGAGTGTTTTTTTTTCGGGGTCATGTAGCTGTGCTGTCATTGTTTTCAGGCCCCTTCCAGGGCAGGCTCTtgctccctgtcacccatgtccTATACATTCTGTTGTGTCTTATTCTTTGGTGGTTTGTGTCTCTCCAGGATTTGACCACGtcattctgattggctgctgccttctttctgttctctgttgtTTTGGCAACACCTACAAATCCATTAGTTTAGATATACAATTTGAGAAGGTCTCCCTGGAGTTTGCAGTTTCTATGTCCAGTTTTGGTCACACTTTTTGTGTCTGGTGGCGTCAGCTGGGAGCCACCAGCTGAGGCTGACAAGCATGAGCCCCACTGAGGTACAAGGGATGTGACACTTTGCATGAGCACATTTGGACTCACTGGGATGGAGCTGGAGTCCCTGAGAATCACTTGCCCACTAGGAGCAGTAGCTGGAGTTGCCAGACTCCTTGGAAATCAACCGTGCAAGGGGAGTGCTCAGCACTGAATTGTGTCTCCCAAATTGCTACACTGAAGTCCTCATCCCAAGTGTGGCAGTATTTGAAATAAGGAAGTGACTATGTTCAAATGCTATCTCAAAGGACTCACTCCGTTTCTATCACATGCAGATATAATGTAAAGGTTTCTGTCCACGAGTTGGGCAGAGACTCCTCATCAGAAACCAGTCACCCTGCACCTTGACCTTGAGCATCCCAGGTTTGAGATTTCTAGGATGTAAATATCCACTTAAGCCAGTCCGTGATTTTCTTTtaagggagctggggctggccaggagaAGCAGCGTACTAAAGTATGCTCTGGATGTCCGGTTGAGACACCACAGAAACGGCTGGGAGCTGCCTTGG
The sequence above is a segment of the Ochotona princeps isolate mOchPri1 chromosome 4, mOchPri1.hap1, whole genome shotgun sequence genome. Coding sequences within it:
- the LOC131480076 gene encoding serum amyloid A-1 protein-like, with product MKLLTGLLLCSLVLGVSSHPWIDFVDQAVRGSWDMWRAYSDMREANFINSDKYFHARGNYDAARRGPGGVWAAEVISDARENLQQFLGRGAEDTEADQFANRWGRSGKDPNHFRPKGLPDKY